One window from the genome of Schistocerca piceifrons isolate TAMUIC-IGC-003096 chromosome 1, iqSchPice1.1, whole genome shotgun sequence encodes:
- the LOC124713409 gene encoding potassium channel subfamily K member 10, translating to MRGAVGASRAHGGSVRSHGSSSDATDVDPRERLKACCRRLVAFMCTQVGVGALVVGYAIVGAVGFMWLERGHDSPLLEQERTVIGMRAACADELWDLVDRHNTLDGAAAWARDADVVLRRFQDVVARAARAGYTGASLDNTWSFPAALMFCLSVFTMIGYGNLVPRTSWGKAVTVLYAVFGIPLYVLYFMNMGKVLATTFRWLYARVHECSRDRSPRLRRGGSVGPAPPPRRVIVPSTACLWVIAAYILAGTIMFAEWEGWNYLNSTYFCVTSLCKIGIGDFVPGANISDSHGGSQTKLVINFVYLLLGMGLVAMCYNLMREEVRVKVREVKRELGQCLEDTRTRMAYCTEPSEN from the coding sequence ATGCGGGGCGCGGTCGGAGCGAGCCGAGCCCACGGCGGCTCGGTGCGCAGCCACGGCTCCTCGTCGGACGCCACCGACGTGGACCCCCGCGAGCGCCTCAAGGCCTGCTGCCGCCGCCTCGTCGCCTTCATGTGCACCCAGGTAGGGGTGGGCGCGCTCGTCGTCGGCTACGCGATCGTGGGCGCCGTCGGCTTCATGTGGCTGGAGCGCGGCCACGACAGTCCGCTGCTGGAGCAGGAGCGCACTGTCATCGGCATGCGGGCCGCCTGTGCCGACGAGCTGTGGGACCTAGTGGACCGGCACAACACGCTGGACGGCGCCGCCGCGTGGGCGCGCGACGCGGACGTGGTGCTGCGCCGCTTCCAGGACGTGGTGGCGCGCGCCGCGCGTGCCGGCTACACGGGCGCCAGCCTCGACAACACGTGGTCCTTTCCCGCCGCGCTCATGTTCTGCCTGTCCGTCTTCACGATGATCGGCTACGGCAACCTGGTGCCCCGCACCTCGTGGGGCAAGGCCGTCACCGTGCTGTACGCCGTTTTCGGCATCCCCCTGTACGTGCTGTACTTCATGAACATGGGGAAGGTGCTCGCGACGACGTTTCGCTGGCTATACGCGCGCGTGCACGAGTGCAGCCGCGACAGGTCTCCGCGCCTGCGCCGGGGAGGTTCCGTGGGCCCCGCGCCCCCGCCGCGCCGCGTCATAGTCCCGTCCACCGCTTGCCTCTGGGTCATTGCCGCCTACATCCTCGCCGGCACCATCATGTTCGCCGAGTGGGAAGGCTGGAACTACCTCAACAGCACCTACTTCTGCGTCACCAGCTTGTGTAAAATTGGCATAGGTGATTTTGTGCCCGGTGCCAACATCAGTGACTCGCACGGCGGCAGCCAGACCAAACTTGTTATCAACTTCGTATATCTTTTGCTGGGAATGGGACTGGTGGCGATGTGCTATAATCTCATGCGAGAGGAAGTGCGTGTGAAAGTGCGAGAGGTGAAACGGGAACTCGGGCAGTGTCTCGAAGATACCCGGACGCGTATGGCGTACTGCACTGAGCCTTCGGAAAATTGA